One window of Equus asinus isolate D_3611 breed Donkey chromosome 7, EquAss-T2T_v2, whole genome shotgun sequence genomic DNA carries:
- the LOC106832873 gene encoding serpin B3-like, translating to MNSLSEANTHFALDLFQQFKKSEKDNIFYSPLSITSALAMTYLGAQGNTALQMGKVLHFNKVADNTREISTTTQVEKLGNVHDQFQKLLTELMKPTDAYELSIANRLYGEKKFQFQQEYVENVKKFYLAGVESADFINAAEESRKKINSWVESQTNGKIKDLLPYGSLSSAILVLVNAVYFKGQWDKKFDKKRTVEEKFWLNKDTSKSVQMMKQTRSFNFTDLEDMQAKILEMPYNSKDLSMILLLPNEVDGLKKLEEKLTAEKLIEWTSTQNMSKRLVNLYLPRFKLEESYDLKDIMMSLGMLDAFSPQDADFSGMTGSRSLVVSKIRHKSFVEVNEEGTEAAAATAIGLVTATSTSSYESFHCDHPFLFFIKHNKTNSILFLGRVSSP from the exons ATGAATTCACTCAGTGAAGCAAACACCCACTTCGCACTTGATCTGTTCCAACAGTTCAAAAAATCAGAGAAGGACAACATCTTCTATTCCCCTCTCAGCATCACATCAGCATTAGCCATGACGTACTTAGGGGCCCAAGGAAACACTGCACTCCAAATGGGCAAG GTCCTTCACTTTAATAAAGTCGCAGACAACACAAGGGAAATATCTACAACTACTCAG GTTGAAAAGTTGGGAAATGTGCATGACCAATTTCAAAAGCTTTTGACTGAATTAATGAAACCCACTGATGCCTATGAGCTGAGCATCGCCAACAGGCTctatggagaaaagaaatttcaattTCAACAG GAATACGTggaaaatgttaagaaattttaCCTTGCCGGTGTGGAATCTGCTGATTTTATAAATGCTGCAGAAGAAAGTCGCAAGAAGATTAATTCCTGGGTGGAAAGCCAAACAAATG gaAAAATCAAGGATCTCCTTCCCTATGGctctctcagctctgccattctGGTTCTGGTGAATGCAGTCTATTTCAAAGGGCAGTGGGACAAGAAATTTGATAAAAAAAGAACTGTGGAGGAAAAATTTTGGCTGAACAAG GATACCAGCAAATCCGTGCAGATGATGAAACAAACCAGATCTTTTAACTTCACTGACCTGGAGGACATGCAGGCCAAGATCCTGGAAATGCCATACAACAGTAAAGATCTAAGCATGATATTGCTGCTGCCTAATGAAGTGGATGGTCTGAAGAAG ctTGAAGAGAAACTCACTGCTGAGAAATTAATAGAGTGGACAAGCACACAGAATATGAGCAAGAGACTTGTGAATTTATATTTACCTCGGTTCAAATTGGAAGAGAGCTATGACCTCAAGGATATAATGATGTCGCTGGGGATGCTGGATGCCTTCAGTCCACAGGATGCTGACTTCTCTGGCATGACTGGGAGCCGGAGTCTCGTGGTGTCTAAAATCCGACACAAGTCCTTTGTGGAGGTGAATGAGGAGGGCACAGAGGCTGCAGCTGCTACGGCCATAGGACTTGTTACTGCAACATCAACATCAAGTTATGAAAGTTTCCATTGTGATCACCCTTTCCTGTTCTTCATCAAGCACAATAAGACCAACAGCATCCTCTTCTTGGGCAGAGTCTCTTCCCCATAG